Genomic window (Acidimicrobiales bacterium):
GTCGACCTGTCCGACGGGCCGTTCGCGCCCGGTGCCACCGACGAGGCCGGCGGCAGCGACGAGATCGAGCTGCGGATCGACCTGGCCGGCGGCGGCGAGGACCGGGTCATCCTCACCGGCAGCTACGGCCGGGACACGTGGCGGCTGAGCGACGCCGGCCTGAACCTGAACGCGTCGGAGACGACGGGGGTCGACACCGACGCCACCCTGACCGGGGTCGAGCACGTCGACGCGTTCAGCTCGCGGGGCGACGACCTCCTCGACGCCACCGGCTGGTCGGGTGACGTGTTCCTGAGCGGCGGCGCCGACGAGGACGTGCTGCGGGGCGGCCGGCCGCCGGCCGGCGGGATCTCCCGGCTGGACGGCGGCACCGAGGACGACCGGCTGGAGGGCGGGCCGGGGGCCGACGACCTCCTCGGCTTCTACGGGGACGACGTGCTCGTCGGCAACGGCGGCGACGACGTGTTCGAGGCCGGGGCCAACGAGGACGGCGCCGACGTGATCTCGGGCGGGCCCGGGCGGGACCTCGTCACCTACCTGGCCCGGTCGGCGGGCGTGGCGATCTCGCTGAACGGGCGGGCCGACGACGGCGAGGCCGGCGAGGGCGACGACGTCGGCGGCGACGTGGAGGACCTGACCGGGTCGAAGGGCGCCGACCGGATCACCGGCGACGACGGCGCCAACACCCTGCGGGGCCTCGACCGCGACGACGTGCTCGACGGCCGGGGCGGCGCCGACCGCCTGGAGGGCGACGACGGGGCCGACGGGCTGACCGGCGGCGGCGGGGTCGACGCGCTGTACGGCGGGGGCGGCGGCGACGACCTCGACGCGGCCGACGGGGTGGCCGACCTGGCCGACGGCGGCGCCGGCACCGACACCTGCCGGTGCGACCGCATCGACAACGTGCGCAGCGTGCCGTAGGACGGGCCCGTGGAGCTGGAGCTGCGCAGGAACCGGATCAGGGCGGGCGAGATGGACGCCTTCCTCGCCGCCTGGGCGCCGCAGGTGCCGGCCCTGCGCCGGCGGTTCGGGTTCGAGCTGGTCGGCGCCTGGGTGGTCGAGGGCGGCGACGAGCTGGTGTGGATCCTGGGCTACGACGGCGAGGACGGCTTCGACGCCGCCGACCGCCGCTACTACGCGTCGCCCGAGCGCTCCGCCCTCGACCCCGACCCGGCCCGGTTCATGGAGACGAACGACCACGTCCGCCTCCGCCCCGTCCCCGTCCCGGACGCCGACCACCCCGGGCCGACCACCCCCGCCGCCGACTAGGACGCCGGCTCGCCCGGCTCAGCCGCCCGGCGCCGGAGGCACCCGCTCGCCCGCGCCACCCGTCGGCGATGCCGGCGCCCCAGCGGGCGGTCGCCCGCGGCTCCCATCGGCGATGCCGGCGCCCCACCGGGCGGTCGCCACCCGTCGGCGGCGCGGACGTCCCAGCGGGCGGGTCGCCCGCGCCACCCGTCGGCGGCGCGGACGTCCCAGCGGCGGCTCGCCCGCGCCAGGTCCCCGGTGCCGGAGGCGCCCTCCTGCGGGGTCACACCGCCGGTGCCCGCCGCGGCTCGCCGCCCCGGGTGGGCGGGGTCAGCCGCCGACGGTGTCGGGGCCCGGCGGGTCGGCCCCCGCCGGGGCGCCGGTGACCGTGTCGGCGATCAGCCGGGCGAGGGCGTCGGCGCCGGCGTCGGTCAGGTGCAGCCCGTCGTCGAGCAGCTCGGGGTGGGCGGCGGCGACCGGCGCCCAGTCGGCGACGACCGCCGTCGGCCACCGGGCCGGCGCCTCCCGGATGGCGGCGTTGAGCTCGACCCGGGACGGCCACTTCTCGGCCAGCGTCACCCACACCACCCTGGGCGAGTCGGCGAGGATGGCCATCGCCTCGTCGATCTGGTCGGCGAAGGACCCCTCCTCGGGCAGGTAGTTGTTGCCGACGTCCATCACCACGACGGCGCCGGCCAGCTCCTCCCTGCGCCCGTCGAGCACCTGGATCACCTGGGGCAGCCGGCGGCTGCCGACGGCCTCGACGACGACCTCGCGGCCGGGGAGGGCGGCCGGCACCTCCTCCTTCGCGCCGAGCAGCACGGAGTCGCCGAACAGGAACACCGGCGCCTCCGAGAGCGGGGCGGTGGTGGTCGTCGTCGGCGCCGTCGTGGTCGGCGCCGGTGCCGTCGTCGCCGGAGTCGTCGGCCCGCCGGCCCTGGTCAGGGTCGGCGCCAGCGGCCGGTCGGCCCACCCGAGCGCGACCACCGTCGCCACGAACAGCGCGACGAGGGCGAGGCGGGCGGCGACCACCGGGCCAGTCTGCCGAACGCGGCGGGCCGGGCGGGACACCCGCCCGCCGCCTACCCTGGCGCCGACCGCCGCTCGAGGGGAGGGCCGATGGGGCGTCGCTCGCGTCGTTGGGGAGCACGGTGGCTGCCGGTCGCCGTGGCCGTGGCCGCCCTCGGCCCCGTCGCGGTGGCCTCGCCGGCCGCGCCGGCGGTGCCGGCGTCCTCGGCCCGGCCGTCGATCGTCTACTTCACCACCCCCACCCCCGACTCCCGGCCCTTCGGCATCACCGTCGGCCCCGACGGCAACCTCTGGTTCACCGAGTCCAACGCCAACCGGGTGGGGCGCATCACCCCCGACGGCGTGATCACCGAGTTCCGGCTGGGCACCGGCGACAAGCAGCCGTACGGGATCGTGGCCGGCGCCGACGGCAACCTCTGGTTCACCGAGCGGACCAACGCCCGCATCGGCGTGATGGCCACCGACGGCCGGCTGCTCCACGAGTACGTCGCTCCCGGCATCGACCCGCTTCCCTCGGGCATCACCGTCGCCCCGAACGGCGACGTCTGGTTCACCGAGACCGGCTTCGGGGAGGTGGTCACCGACGACGTCGGCCGCGTCCGGCCCAACGGCATCGTCACCACCTACCGCCTGTACGAGTGCGCCTGCTTCCCGATCGGCATCACGGTCGGCCCCGACGGCAACCTCTGGGTGGCCGAGGAGCAGGGCGTGTT
Coding sequences:
- a CDS encoding NIPSNAP family protein, whose protein sequence is MELELRRNRIRAGEMDAFLAAWAPQVPALRRRFGFELVGAWVVEGGDELVWILGYDGEDGFDAADRRYYASPERSALDPDPARFMETNDHVRLRPVPVPDADHPGPTTPAAD